In Curtobacterium sp. MCPF17_002, one genomic interval encodes:
- a CDS encoding Gfo/Idh/MocA family oxidoreductase, whose translation MAEERRVQQRLRVAMVGHGFMGAAHSQAWRTAPRFFDLGAEPEMAVVVGRDPERTEAARKQYGWQAASTDWRAVVTDPDIDVVDICSPGSSHVEVAIAALEAGKHVLCEKPLANTVAEAEAMTAAASAARANGVRAMVGFSYRRVPAIALAKQLVEAGRLGTVRQVRALYLQDWLADEDGPMTWRLDKSLAGSGSLGDIGAHAIDLVEHVTGAHLTTVSGTLETFVPERPLLADGVGLSGTASSERGQVTVDDAAFFLGRLGGGAADGAIGSFEATRYATGRKNGLTLEISGSAGAIQFDLESMNELRFYDATAPAGEQGFQRILVTEPEHPYMAAWWPSGHLIGYEHTFSHEVKDFVNAIVAGTDPSPSFDDGLHVQRVLDAVERSAADGSTWTVI comes from the coding sequence ATGGCGGAAGAACGACGCGTGCAGCAACGGCTGCGGGTCGCGATGGTCGGACACGGGTTCATGGGAGCCGCGCACTCACAGGCGTGGCGGACCGCACCGCGGTTCTTCGACCTGGGGGCGGAGCCGGAGATGGCGGTCGTCGTCGGGCGTGATCCCGAGCGGACCGAGGCCGCTCGGAAGCAGTACGGCTGGCAGGCCGCATCCACCGACTGGCGGGCCGTGGTCACCGACCCGGACATCGACGTCGTCGACATCTGCTCGCCGGGTTCGTCCCACGTCGAGGTCGCGATCGCCGCGCTCGAGGCGGGCAAGCACGTGCTCTGCGAGAAGCCCCTCGCCAACACCGTCGCCGAAGCCGAGGCCATGACCGCCGCGGCATCGGCCGCGCGGGCGAACGGCGTCCGCGCGATGGTCGGGTTCAGTTACCGCCGGGTGCCCGCGATCGCGCTGGCGAAACAGCTGGTCGAGGCCGGCCGGCTCGGGACCGTCCGGCAGGTCCGCGCGCTCTACCTGCAGGACTGGCTCGCCGACGAGGACGGCCCGATGACGTGGCGGCTCGACAAGTCGCTCGCCGGGTCCGGCTCGCTCGGTGACATCGGGGCGCACGCCATCGACCTGGTCGAGCACGTCACCGGCGCGCACCTCACGACCGTGTCCGGCACGCTCGAGACCTTCGTGCCCGAGCGTCCCCTCCTCGCCGACGGCGTCGGACTGTCCGGCACCGCGTCGAGCGAGCGCGGACAGGTGACCGTCGACGACGCCGCGTTCTTCCTCGGTCGACTCGGCGGCGGTGCCGCGGACGGTGCGATCGGGTCCTTCGAGGCCACCCGGTACGCCACCGGCCGGAAGAACGGCCTGACACTCGAGATCAGCGGCTCGGCGGGCGCGATCCAGTTCGACCTCGAGTCGATGAACGAACTGCGCTTCTACGACGCCACGGCCCCGGCCGGCGAGCAGGGCTTCCAGCGCATCCTCGTGACCGAACCCGAGCACCCCTACATGGCCGCGTGGTGGCCGAGCGGGCACCTCATCGGCTACGAGCACACCTTCAGTCACGAGGTGAAGGACTTCGTCAACGCGATCGTCGCCGGCACCGACCCGTCACCGTCCTTCGACGACGGGCTGCACGTGCAGCGGGTGCTCGACGCCGTCGAACGCAGCGCCGCCGACGGCAGCACCTGGACGGTGATCTGA
- a CDS encoding FGGY family carbohydrate kinase, giving the protein MAELVAGVDSSTQSCKVTVRDAATGALVREGRASHPDGTSVDPRHWWDALGAAVADAGGLEDVGALAVAGQQHGMVVLDADGRVIRDALLWNDVRSAAAAAQMVEEIGREAWVARTGLVPVASFTGTKLRWLRDAEPENAARVAAVALPHDWLSWRLRGYGPADESPLGPDLDALATDASDASGTAYWDPVRREYDPELFALALGRPMRPASMGDDDAVVVPRVVAPDEAMGTLSTDVELPGGAVARTGLVIGAGLGDNAGAALGLGLGPGDVAVSLGTSGTVFGVSDAEVRDPSGTVAGFADGSGSRLPIVTTLNAARVLEVIGRLLGVDHDALGALALEAPAGADGLVLVPYFVGERTPNRPDATASLLGMTPDTTDRAHLARAAVEGMLCALADGLAAVEATGVTVSRLLLIGGAARNEAVRVVAAQVFGRDVELPAPGEYVAAGAARQAAWVLTGSFPSWDLDTTVVPADPHPAVLEQYRAAAR; this is encoded by the coding sequence GTGGCTGAGCTGGTGGCGGGGGTCGACTCGTCGACCCAGTCCTGCAAGGTCACGGTCCGCGACGCGGCGACCGGTGCCCTCGTCCGGGAGGGACGCGCGTCCCACCCGGACGGCACGTCCGTCGACCCCCGCCACTGGTGGGACGCCCTCGGCGCCGCGGTCGCGGACGCCGGCGGGCTCGAGGACGTCGGCGCCCTCGCGGTCGCCGGGCAGCAGCACGGCATGGTCGTGTTGGACGCGGACGGGAGGGTCATCCGCGACGCCCTGCTCTGGAACGACGTGCGCAGTGCGGCCGCGGCCGCGCAGATGGTCGAGGAGATCGGACGGGAGGCATGGGTCGCCAGGACGGGACTGGTGCCGGTCGCGTCGTTCACCGGCACCAAGCTGCGGTGGCTCCGCGATGCGGAGCCCGAGAACGCGGCACGCGTCGCCGCCGTGGCACTCCCCCACGACTGGCTGTCGTGGCGGCTCCGCGGCTACGGCCCGGCGGACGAGAGTCCGCTCGGCCCCGACCTCGACGCGCTCGCGACCGACGCTTCCGACGCCAGCGGCACGGCCTACTGGGACCCGGTGCGCCGCGAGTACGACCCGGAGCTCTTCGCGCTCGCACTCGGTCGTCCGATGCGCCCCGCGTCGATGGGTGACGACGACGCCGTGGTCGTGCCCCGCGTCGTCGCGCCCGACGAGGCGATGGGCACGCTGTCCACCGACGTGGAGCTCCCGGGCGGCGCGGTCGCCCGGACCGGACTCGTCATCGGCGCCGGACTCGGCGACAACGCCGGGGCAGCGCTCGGCCTCGGACTCGGCCCGGGCGACGTCGCGGTGTCCCTCGGCACGAGCGGCACCGTCTTCGGGGTCTCCGACGCCGAGGTGCGCGACCCGAGCGGGACGGTGGCGGGCTTCGCCGACGGGAGCGGGTCGCGCCTCCCGATCGTCACGACACTCAACGCGGCCCGCGTGCTCGAGGTGATCGGACGGTTGCTCGGTGTGGACCACGACGCGCTCGGCGCGCTCGCGCTCGAGGCGCCGGCCGGCGCCGACGGGCTCGTCCTGGTGCCGTACTTCGTCGGGGAACGCACGCCGAACCGGCCGGACGCGACCGCGTCCCTGCTGGGGATGACACCGGACACAACGGACCGCGCCCACCTGGCGCGGGCGGCCGTCGAGGGGATGCTCTGCGCCCTCGCCGACGGCCTCGCCGCGGTGGAAGCGACGGGTGTCACGGTCTCGCGGCTGCTGCTCATCGGCGGTGCCGCACGCAACGAGGCCGTCCGCGTCGTCGCCGCGCAGGTGTTCGGGCGGGACGTCGAGCTCCCCGCCCCCGGTGAGTACGTCGCCGCCGGGGCCGCTCGACAGGCCGCCTGGGTCCTCACCGGGTCGTTCCCGTCGTGGGATCTCGACACCACGGTCGTGCCCGCGGACCCGCACCCGGCGGTCCTCGAGCAGTACCGCGCCGCCGCCCGCTGA
- a CDS encoding sugar phosphate isomerase/epimerase family protein, producing the protein MTETTRASSPTTDPTTNPTTPTRPVTLFTGQWADLPFEEVARLAGEWGYDGLEIACWGDHLDVRRAATDPAYVADRRAVLERNGLQVWTIANHLVGQAVCDDPIDQRHEDIVPPRVWGDGDPEGVRQRAAEELQWTARAAAALGVDTVTGFSGSSIWKTVAGFPPVPPGMIDAGYQDFHDRWSPILDVFEEVGVRFALEVHPSEIAYDYWTAKRTLEVFADRPAFGFNFDPSHFVWQDLDPAAFLLDFADRVYHVHCKESVKQLDGRNGRLSSHLPWGDPRRGWDFVTAGHGDVPWERVFRVLNHIGYAGPTSVEWEDAGMDRLVGAPEALAFVRKLGTIAPPEASFDAAFSRSR; encoded by the coding sequence ATGACGGAGACGACCCGTGCCTCCAGTCCGACGACGGACCCGACGACGAACCCGACGACGCCGACCCGGCCGGTCACCCTGTTCACCGGCCAGTGGGCGGACCTGCCCTTCGAGGAGGTCGCACGCCTGGCGGGCGAGTGGGGGTACGACGGCCTCGAGATCGCCTGCTGGGGCGACCACCTCGACGTCCGGCGCGCCGCGACGGACCCGGCGTACGTGGCGGACCGCCGCGCGGTCCTCGAGCGCAACGGCCTGCAGGTCTGGACCATCGCGAACCACCTCGTCGGGCAGGCCGTGTGCGACGACCCCATCGACCAGCGGCACGAGGACATCGTGCCGCCGCGCGTGTGGGGCGACGGGGACCCCGAGGGCGTCCGGCAGCGTGCCGCGGAGGAACTGCAGTGGACCGCGCGTGCGGCCGCAGCGCTCGGCGTCGACACCGTCACCGGCTTCTCCGGATCGTCCATCTGGAAGACCGTCGCGGGCTTCCCGCCCGTGCCGCCCGGGATGATCGACGCCGGCTACCAGGACTTCCACGACCGCTGGTCGCCGATCCTCGACGTGTTCGAGGAGGTCGGCGTCCGCTTCGCGCTCGAGGTGCACCCGTCCGAGATCGCCTACGACTACTGGACGGCGAAGCGCACGCTGGAGGTCTTCGCGGACCGCCCGGCGTTCGGGTTCAACTTCGACCCGTCGCACTTCGTCTGGCAGGACCTCGACCCCGCGGCGTTCCTGCTCGACTTCGCCGACCGGGTGTACCACGTGCACTGCAAGGAGTCGGTGAAGCAGCTCGACGGGCGCAACGGCCGGCTGTCGTCGCACCTGCCTTGGGGCGACCCCCGCCGTGGCTGGGACTTCGTCACCGCGGGGCACGGGGACGTGCCGTGGGAGCGGGTGTTCCGCGTGCTGAACCACATCGGGTACGCCGGACCGACGAGCGTCGAGTGGGAGGACGCCGGCATGGACCGGCTCGTCGGTGCCCCGGAGGCGCTGGCGTTCGTCCGGAAGCTCGGCACGATCGCACCACCCGAGGCGTCGTTCGACGCGGCGTTCTCGCGGTCCCGGTGA
- the xylA gene encoding xylose isomerase, whose product MATTPTRADKFSFGLWTIGYNGSDPFGGPTRPALDVVEGVEKLDELGAYGLTFHDDDLFAFGSTDAERQKQIDRLTGALEATGIVVPMVTTNLFSAPVFKDGGFTSNDRQVRRFALRKVLRNIDLAAELGAKTFVMWGGREGAEYDAAKDVQAALERYREAVNLLADYVTDKGYGIRFAIEPKPNEPRGDILLPTLGHAIAFTETLERPEMFGINPEVGHEQMAGLNFTAGIAQALYQGKLFHIDLNGQRGIKYDQDLVFGHGDLQNAFSLVDLLEHGAPQGGQAYDGPRHFDYKPSRTEDITGVWDSAAANMRMYLLLKERAEAFRADPEVQAALEASKVPELSTPTLNAGESYDDFLADRSAYEDFDADAYFGGKGFGFVKLQQLAIEHLMGARG is encoded by the coding sequence ATGGCAACGACGCCCACCCGTGCAGACAAGTTCTCCTTCGGTCTCTGGACCATCGGCTACAACGGATCCGACCCCTTCGGCGGGCCGACCCGGCCCGCGCTCGACGTGGTCGAGGGGGTCGAGAAGCTCGACGAGCTCGGCGCCTACGGCCTGACCTTCCACGACGACGACCTGTTCGCGTTCGGGTCGACCGACGCTGAACGCCAGAAGCAGATCGACCGCCTCACGGGCGCGCTCGAGGCGACCGGGATCGTCGTGCCGATGGTCACGACGAACCTCTTCTCCGCCCCGGTCTTCAAGGACGGCGGCTTCACCTCGAACGACCGGCAGGTCCGCCGCTTCGCGCTTCGCAAGGTGCTCCGCAACATCGACCTCGCCGCCGAGCTCGGTGCGAAGACGTTCGTGATGTGGGGCGGCCGCGAGGGCGCCGAGTACGACGCCGCGAAGGACGTGCAGGCGGCGCTCGAGCGCTACCGCGAGGCCGTCAACCTGCTCGCCGACTACGTCACGGACAAGGGCTACGGCATCCGGTTCGCGATCGAGCCGAAGCCGAACGAGCCCCGCGGCGACATCCTCCTGCCGACCCTCGGCCACGCGATCGCGTTCACCGAGACCCTCGAGCGTCCGGAGATGTTCGGCATCAACCCCGAGGTCGGCCACGAGCAGATGGCGGGCCTCAACTTCACCGCCGGCATCGCCCAGGCGCTGTACCAGGGCAAGCTCTTCCACATCGACCTCAACGGTCAGCGCGGCATCAAGTACGACCAGGACCTGGTGTTCGGTCACGGTGACCTGCAGAACGCCTTCTCGCTCGTCGACCTGCTCGAGCACGGTGCACCCCAGGGCGGCCAGGCGTACGACGGCCCCCGCCACTTCGACTACAAGCCGAGCCGCACCGAGGACATCACCGGTGTCTGGGACTCCGCGGCCGCGAACATGCGCATGTACCTCCTCCTCAAGGAGCGGGCCGAGGCGTTCCGCGCCGACCCCGAGGTGCAGGCCGCGCTCGAGGCCTCGAAGGTCCCGGAGCTCTCCACGCCGACGCTCAACGCCGGCGAGTCCTACGACGACTTCCTGGCCGACCGTTCGGCGTACGAGGACTTCGACGCCGACGCGTACTTCGGCGGCAAGGGCTTCGGCTTCGTGAAGCTGCAGCAGCTCGCCATCGAGCACCTGATGGGTGCTCGTGGCTGA
- a CDS encoding acetylxylan esterase yields MPFTDLPLEALRTHRADVRRPVDFDAFWTDTIAASRTAGAGTTPVLVPAETPVTGLVIEDLTFPGFAGDPVRAWVSRPVGAAGPLPVVVEFLGYNGGRGLPGERVSWALAGYVHVVMDTRGQGSGWGSGGDTPDPHGSGPHIGGWMTSGITDPADHYYRRVYTDAVRLVEAVRTLPGIDPSRIALTGGSQGGGIAIAAAALVEAHVGPVTAVLPDVAFLCAWEEGTAVAVGGPYLELAQYLSVHREAADTVWDAAAYFDGVHHAAGITAPALFSVALMDDVVPPRTTFAAYNALASTDKAIEVYPYNGHEGGGFRHWERQVAFLRERG; encoded by the coding sequence ATGCCATTCACCGACCTGCCCCTCGAGGCGCTCCGCACCCACCGTGCGGACGTCCGCCGCCCCGTCGACTTCGACGCCTTCTGGACCGACACCATCGCGGCCTCGCGTACCGCCGGCGCCGGGACCACCCCGGTCCTGGTGCCCGCCGAGACCCCGGTGACCGGCCTCGTCATCGAGGACCTCACCTTCCCGGGCTTCGCCGGCGACCCCGTCCGCGCCTGGGTGAGTCGCCCCGTCGGCGCCGCCGGGCCCCTGCCCGTCGTCGTCGAGTTCCTCGGCTACAACGGCGGCCGGGGCCTGCCCGGCGAACGCGTCTCGTGGGCCCTCGCCGGGTACGTGCACGTCGTGATGGACACCCGCGGCCAGGGCAGCGGCTGGGGCTCCGGCGGCGACACCCCGGACCCCCACGGCTCCGGCCCGCACATCGGCGGCTGGATGACGAGCGGGATCACCGACCCCGCCGACCACTACTACCGCCGCGTGTACACCGACGCCGTCCGGCTCGTCGAGGCGGTCCGGACGCTGCCGGGCATCGACCCGTCCCGCATCGCGTTGACCGGTGGCAGCCAGGGCGGCGGGATCGCCATCGCCGCCGCCGCACTCGTCGAGGCGCACGTCGGACCGGTCACGGCCGTCCTGCCCGACGTCGCGTTCCTGTGCGCCTGGGAGGAGGGCACGGCCGTCGCGGTCGGCGGCCCGTACCTCGAACTGGCGCAGTACCTGTCGGTGCACCGCGAGGCCGCTGACACCGTGTGGGACGCCGCGGCGTACTTCGATGGCGTGCACCACGCCGCCGGCATCACCGCGCCGGCACTGTTCTCGGTCGCGCTCATGGACGACGTGGTGCCGCCGCGGACGACCTTCGCCGCCTACAACGCCCTCGCCTCGACGGACAAGGCGATCGAGGTCTACCCGTACAACGGGCACGAGGGCGGCGGGTTCCGGCACTGGGAGCGGCAGGTGGCGTTCCTGCGCGAGCGGGGCTGA
- a CDS encoding ROK family transcriptional regulator: MTEAVGRGGDAAGRDAAVGRAGAVRPPAVRNNTARVLRLVHEDGPITRAELTRRTGLNRSTTLAIVGELVERGLVHEEAAGTGPSTGLSAGPPAGTSASGAGPSAAAGHSAASVGRPSPVVRASADVVAVAVTVEVDAVTVALVGLDGSVRDRAVATSDGPPTAAEAVETIAVLLDRLVSAGSGGLRVVGIGVAVPGTVRVEDGVVRYAPHLGWHDEPVAGPLAARTGLPVRATNDANTGAWAERLYGSGRGVDDLIYLNGGASGIGGGVISAARPLSGAAGYAGELGHTFVAANGIRCHCGAVGCLETEASRDDLVRVTGVAADDPEALAAVLAERRPEVERVVDRQVAALATALRNAIHTVNPEVVVLGGFLGVLFDHVGDRIETAVREQSMSAMTERLRIAPAALGADVLLRGAAEIGFRDLLRDPTTISTNTSGRAAATNTSGRAAATTTTSGRAAATTTSGRAAAAEEARPA; encoded by the coding sequence GTGACCGAGGCGGTGGGGCGCGGGGGCGACGCGGCGGGGCGCGACGCGGCGGTGGGGCGCGCGGGCGCCGTCCGGCCGCCGGCCGTCCGGAACAACACCGCGCGGGTCCTCCGGCTCGTGCACGAGGACGGCCCCATCACCCGTGCCGAACTCACCCGACGCACCGGCCTCAACCGGTCGACGACGCTCGCCATCGTCGGTGAGCTCGTCGAGCGCGGGCTCGTGCACGAGGAAGCCGCCGGCACCGGCCCGTCCACCGGGCTGTCCGCCGGGCCGCCCGCCGGGACCAGTGCCTCGGGCGCCGGGCCGTCCGCCGCAGCGGGGCACTCCGCCGCCTCGGTCGGCCGTCCCAGCCCCGTCGTCCGGGCGTCCGCCGACGTCGTCGCGGTGGCAGTGACCGTCGAGGTCGACGCCGTCACGGTCGCCCTCGTCGGGCTCGACGGCAGTGTCCGCGACCGAGCCGTCGCGACCTCCGACGGGCCGCCGACCGCGGCCGAGGCCGTCGAGACCATCGCTGTGCTCCTCGACCGCCTGGTGTCCGCCGGCAGCGGAGGACTCCGGGTCGTCGGCATCGGCGTCGCGGTCCCCGGCACCGTCCGCGTCGAGGACGGCGTCGTCCGCTACGCCCCGCACCTCGGCTGGCACGACGAACCCGTCGCCGGCCCGCTCGCCGCACGCACCGGTCTGCCCGTCCGCGCGACGAACGACGCGAACACCGGAGCCTGGGCCGAACGCCTCTACGGCAGCGGCCGGGGCGTCGACGACCTCATCTACCTCAACGGCGGCGCGAGCGGCATCGGTGGCGGCGTCATCAGCGCCGCCCGGCCCCTCAGCGGCGCAGCCGGCTACGCGGGCGAGCTCGGGCACACCTTCGTCGCCGCGAACGGGATCCGCTGCCACTGCGGTGCCGTCGGGTGTCTCGAGACCGAGGCCTCGCGGGACGACCTGGTGCGGGTGACCGGGGTCGCGGCGGACGACCCGGAGGCGCTCGCCGCGGTCCTCGCCGAACGACGGCCCGAGGTCGAGCGGGTCGTGGACCGGCAGGTCGCCGCGCTCGCCACCGCCCTCCGGAACGCGATCCACACCGTGAACCCCGAGGTGGTCGTCCTCGGCGGGTTCCTCGGTGTCCTGTTCGACCACGTCGGGGACCGTATCGAGACGGCCGTCCGGGAACAGTCGATGTCGGCGATGACCGAGCGGCTCCGCATCGCGCCGGCCGCACTCGGCGCCGACGTCCTGCTCCGCGGTGCCGCCGAGATCGGGTTCCGCGACCTGCTCCGCGACCCCACCACCATCAGTACCAACACGTCCGGCCGCGCCGCGGCCACCAACACGTCCGGCCGCGCCGCGGCCACCACCACCACGTCCGGCCGCGCCGCGGCCACCACCACGTCCGGCCGCGCCGCTGCGGCCGAGGAAGCGAGACCCGCATGA
- a CDS encoding NAD(P)H-binding protein: MATQQNLLVFGSTGQTGRHFTRLALDAGHHVRALVRTPAKLAVRHDELEIVQGSVTDDLDLDALLDGVDGVVAMLGDAAAQRTRQVNTTLVRSLVPAMRRSGTRRFLYQAGGLSAAPGKRLSPVLRLIRGTVARSHVGQHEDNEAVMRYLDEEAQDVDWMVHRAGIGSDGPSKGELHRSASKISIGTFVDCAAYNLRSLTDDSAVHTCDGSTYRRSR; this comes from the coding sequence ATGGCGACGCAACAGAACCTGCTCGTGTTCGGCAGTACCGGACAGACCGGACGGCACTTCACTCGGCTCGCGCTCGACGCGGGACACCACGTCCGGGCGCTCGTGCGGACGCCCGCCAAGCTGGCGGTCCGGCACGACGAACTCGAGATCGTGCAGGGCTCGGTCACGGACGACCTCGACCTCGACGCGCTCCTCGACGGTGTCGATGGGGTGGTCGCCATGCTCGGCGACGCCGCGGCCCAGCGCACACGCCAGGTGAACACGACGCTCGTCCGGTCGCTCGTCCCGGCGATGCGCCGCAGCGGGACCCGGCGGTTCCTGTACCAGGCGGGCGGACTGAGCGCGGCGCCGGGGAAGCGACTCTCGCCCGTGCTCCGGCTGATCCGCGGCACGGTCGCCCGCAGCCACGTCGGGCAGCACGAGGACAACGAGGCGGTCATGCGCTACCTCGACGAGGAGGCGCAGGACGTCGACTGGATGGTCCACCGCGCCGGCATCGGCTCGGACGGACCGTCGAAGGGCGAGCTCCACCGGTCGGCGTCGAAGATCAGCATCGGGACGTTCGTCGACTGCGCGGCCTACAATCTCCGGTCGCTCACGGACGACTCGGCCGTGCACACCTGCGACGGCAGTACCTACCGACGGTCGCGCTGA
- a CDS encoding ThuA domain-containing protein, whose translation MATRQALVVRGGWDGHQPVETTDLFIPFLQDHGFEVRVEGSPAVYADQEYMDTVDLIVQVNTMTTIAAEEFAGLQRAVLNGTGLAGWHGGIADSYRDNADYLHMIGGQFAHHAGKHPSERIGEQSDNYVPYTVHITGLGHEHPITQGIEDFDLVTEQYWVLSDEYDDVLATTTQEAREWDAWNRPVTAPAIWTRQWGKGRIFVSAPGHRIEIVESQPVRTIIERGLLWAAR comes from the coding sequence ATGGCCACGCGTCAGGCACTCGTCGTCCGCGGCGGCTGGGACGGGCACCAGCCCGTCGAGACCACCGACCTGTTCATCCCGTTCCTGCAGGACCACGGGTTCGAGGTCCGGGTCGAGGGCTCGCCCGCCGTGTACGCCGACCAGGAGTACATGGACACCGTCGACCTGATCGTGCAGGTCAACACCATGACCACGATCGCGGCCGAGGAGTTCGCCGGCCTGCAGCGCGCGGTGCTGAACGGCACCGGCCTGGCCGGGTGGCACGGCGGCATCGCGGACTCGTACCGCGACAACGCCGACTACCTCCACATGATCGGCGGGCAGTTCGCGCACCACGCGGGCAAGCACCCGTCCGAGCGGATCGGGGAGCAGTCCGACAACTACGTCCCCTACACGGTGCACATCACGGGCCTCGGGCACGAGCACCCCATCACCCAGGGGATCGAGGACTTCGACCTCGTCACCGAGCAGTACTGGGTCCTCAGCGACGAGTACGACGACGTCCTCGCCACCACCACGCAGGAGGCCCGCGAGTGGGACGCCTGGAACCGGCCGGTCACCGCGCCGGCGATCTGGACCCGGCAGTGGGGGAAGGGACGGATCTTCGTCTCGGCACCCGGACACCGGATCGAGATCGTCGAGTCGCAGCCGGTCCGCACGATCATCGAACGCGGACTCCTGTGGGCAGCACGATGA
- a CDS encoding Gfo/Idh/MocA family oxidoreductase: protein MSAQPTRDDAAATPLRVGVIGVGVISQQYFEHFPALPDLELVAVADIDVDRARTVGAAQGVRGSSVEDLLAADDVDVVLNLTIPAAHADVATRALAAGKHVYGEKPLAMSTAEAAPVLDLAQRAGLRVGSAPDTVLGTGIQTARAAIDDGAIGTPVAAAVSWSAPGHELWHPAPAFYYQPGGGPLLDMGPYYLTSLVSFFGPVVRVSGSGTRSTRERTIATGPAAGTVLPVDIDTHVVAILEHESGVVSTVTVSFEVWATRSPLFEVYGTAGTLGVPDPNRFSDPVSIATADDREWRELPVSAGYADAGRGYGLADMARAIATDRPHRASGALAYHVLEVMEAVATAARDHTVVTVESTVERPATVPSGARPESW, encoded by the coding sequence ATGAGCGCGCAGCCGACGCGTGACGACGCAGCCGCCACGCCGCTCCGCGTCGGGGTGATCGGTGTCGGGGTGATCAGCCAGCAGTACTTCGAGCACTTCCCGGCCCTGCCCGACCTCGAACTCGTCGCGGTCGCCGACATCGACGTCGACCGTGCCCGGACCGTCGGCGCCGCCCAGGGGGTGCGGGGCTCCTCCGTCGAGGACCTCCTCGCCGCCGACGACGTCGACGTCGTGCTCAACCTGACGATCCCCGCAGCCCACGCCGACGTCGCCACCCGGGCGCTCGCCGCCGGCAAGCACGTGTACGGCGAGAAGCCGCTCGCGATGTCCACCGCCGAGGCGGCCCCGGTCCTCGACCTCGCACAGCGGGCCGGGCTCCGGGTCGGCAGCGCGCCGGACACCGTGCTCGGGACGGGCATCCAGACCGCGCGCGCCGCGATCGACGACGGTGCGATCGGCACCCCCGTCGCCGCTGCGGTGTCGTGGAGCGCACCCGGCCACGAGCTCTGGCACCCGGCCCCCGCCTTCTACTACCAGCCCGGCGGCGGCCCCCTGCTCGACATGGGGCCGTACTACCTCACGAGCCTCGTGTCGTTCTTCGGACCGGTCGTCCGGGTCAGCGGCAGCGGCACACGGTCCACCCGCGAGCGCACGATCGCCACCGGTCCCGCCGCCGGCACGGTGCTCCCCGTGGACATCGACACCCACGTCGTCGCGATCCTCGAGCACGAGAGCGGCGTGGTCTCCACCGTGACGGTCTCGTTCGAGGTCTGGGCCACGCGCAGTCCGCTCTTCGAGGTGTACGGCACCGCCGGCACCCTCGGCGTTCCCGACCCGAACCGGTTCTCCGACCCGGTGTCGATCGCCACCGCCGACGACCGCGAGTGGCGGGAGCTGCCGGTGTCCGCCGGGTACGCCGACGCCGGACGCGGCTACGGCCTCGCCGACATGGCGCGGGCGATCGCGACGGACCGTCCGCACCGGGCGTCCGGGGCCCTGGCGTACCACGTGCTCGAGGTGATGGAGGCGGTCGCGACCGCGGCCCGCGACCACACCGTCGTCACGGTCGAGTCCACCGTCGAACGACCGGCGACCGTGCCGTCCGGCGCGCGACCGGAGTCGTGGTGA